One Bacteroidota bacterium genomic window carries:
- a CDS encoding FtsX-like permease family protein: LSKARFFSGVSENLVNGVIVSVHDPMKIDLVVNRINRMAPDLKAWRATNLSKATVINVMTANNMGMSFGTLVLFAIISGFFIIGLTMYSATYDRIKDYGTLKAIGATKVYITRLVIAQSFLYSVVGFVISLIMLIGTKYGMAKAGLIIKLTPLFLLFLFLTTLLIAVGSSFFSIGKLKKVEPSSVFR; encoded by the coding sequence TTTATCCAAAGCCCGCTTTTTTTCAGGGGTTTCCGAAAACCTGGTAAACGGGGTAATTGTTTCAGTTCATGATCCCATGAAGATTGATCTGGTTGTAAACCGGATAAACCGCATGGCACCTGACCTGAAAGCCTGGCGGGCGACAAATCTGAGCAAGGCTACCGTAATCAATGTAATGACAGCCAATAATATGGGTATGAGTTTTGGCACCCTGGTACTGTTTGCCATTATCAGCGGTTTCTTTATCATCGGGCTGACCATGTATTCGGCCACTTACGACCGCATCAAAGACTATGGCACCCTGAAAGCCATAGGTGCCACCAAGGTTTACATTACCCGTCTGGTAATTGCCCAGTCCTTTTTGTACTCCGTAGTAGGGTTTGTTATTTCGTTGATTATGCTTATCGGCACAAAATACGGTATGGCAAAGGCCGGTCTGATTATCAAACTTACCCCACTGTTCCTGCTGTTTCTTTTTTTAACCACCCTGCTTATTGCCGTCGGCAGCTCCTTTTTCTCAATCGGCAAATTGAAAAAAGTAGAACCTT